A stretch of the Mycolicibacterium celeriflavum genome encodes the following:
- a CDS encoding TIGR03086 family metal-binding protein: MHTNYDLRPLHRLAVTVSVDIVADVTRADLASPTPCAGWDLRDLLTHMTVQHNGFAAAARGSGADLAVWDPATVADAVRADPAGAYAAAAADVLEAFSAGGVPDATFALPEFGQDAAIPAWMAIAFHFVDYVMHGWDVARSVGVPFVLPAEVIEAVVPLALAVPDGDIREVDNSPFAHAVTGEEGASDLDRVLRHLGRSPDWRPEGVTVGR, from the coding sequence ATGCATACTAATTATGACCTTCGACCGCTCCACCGGCTCGCGGTCACCGTGTCCGTCGACATCGTCGCGGACGTCACCCGTGCCGACCTCGCTTCGCCGACCCCGTGTGCCGGCTGGGACCTCCGCGATCTGCTGACACATATGACCGTGCAGCACAACGGGTTCGCCGCCGCCGCGCGCGGTTCGGGTGCAGACCTCGCGGTATGGGACCCTGCGACCGTCGCCGACGCGGTCCGAGCGGACCCCGCTGGCGCCTACGCCGCGGCGGCCGCCGACGTGCTCGAGGCGTTCTCCGCCGGCGGCGTGCCGGATGCGACGTTCGCGCTGCCCGAGTTCGGCCAGGACGCCGCCATTCCGGCATGGATGGCGATAGCCTTCCACTTCGTCGACTACGTCATGCACGGTTGGGACGTCGCCCGCAGCGTCGGTGTGCCGTTCGTGCTGCCGGCCGAGGTGATCGAGGCTGTCGTTCCGCTGGCGTTGGCGGTTCCGGACGGCGACATCCGCGAGGTGGACAATTCGCCGTTCGCCCACGCCGTCACTGGGGAAGAGGGGGCGAGTGACCTCGATCGGGTGCTGCGCCACCTCGGCCGCTCACCCGACTGGCGGCCGGAGGGCGTCACCGTGGGTCGATGA
- a CDS encoding MarR family winged helix-turn-helix transcriptional regulator — MPPKSRRPDLAAMLAPLLRRLIALETPILASHDVSMWGYSVLVALDESPVRTQAALAEAIGADKTRIIPTLDELQAKGYIERRPDPADRRARLLAITEAGRARKDAVQAEIQRGEERWLSVLSAAERRTFLRALQEMTRADGNP; from the coding sequence ATGCCTCCGAAGTCGAGACGACCGGACCTCGCGGCGATGCTCGCCCCGCTGCTGCGCCGGCTGATCGCCCTCGAAACCCCGATTCTGGCGTCACACGACGTGTCGATGTGGGGCTACAGCGTGCTGGTGGCGCTCGACGAGTCGCCGGTGCGCACTCAGGCCGCGCTCGCCGAGGCGATCGGCGCCGACAAGACCCGGATCATCCCCACGCTCGACGAGTTGCAGGCCAAGGGCTATATCGAGCGGCGGCCCGATCCTGCCGACCGGCGTGCGCGGCTACTGGCCATCACCGAAGCGGGCCGCGCCCGCAAAGATGCGGTGCAAGCAGAGATTCAGCGCGGAGAGGAGCGGTGGCTGTCGGTGTTGTCGGCCGCCGAGCGCCGAACGTTCCTGCGGGCATTGCAGGAGATGACGCGCGCCGACGGCAATCCATAG
- a CDS encoding IF2 family translation initiation factor, translating into MSLTAIPRAVLRLQYQVARMPLQLIDERFVARMDSEAPARLFYERSLGMLDTAVGAALGDPALRKRGATLIERSDALRRAAELDAAADENAKQAEAELEVTREKALQDKQDAFEETGREAREARKQAQQRKRSAIEEAEKRIAADRKQADQIGAQRKRNVDTAKRREEAQIDAAERSVATNAAAKLNDAADKRVDAAVTQAQADKIEDLAETEKETRQADR; encoded by the coding sequence ATGAGCCTCACCGCTATCCCGAGGGCGGTGCTGAGACTTCAGTACCAGGTGGCCCGCATGCCACTGCAGCTGATCGACGAAAGGTTCGTCGCGCGGATGGACTCCGAGGCGCCCGCCCGGCTGTTCTACGAACGCTCCCTGGGCATGTTGGACACGGCGGTCGGCGCCGCGCTCGGCGATCCCGCACTTCGTAAGCGGGGCGCCACACTCATCGAGCGCAGTGACGCGCTGCGCCGCGCGGCCGAACTGGATGCGGCCGCCGACGAGAACGCCAAGCAGGCCGAGGCCGAGTTGGAGGTGACGCGCGAGAAGGCGCTGCAGGACAAGCAGGATGCGTTCGAGGAGACCGGACGCGAAGCCCGCGAGGCCCGCAAGCAGGCGCAGCAGCGTAAGCGCTCGGCCATCGAGGAGGCCGAGAAGCGCATCGCCGCGGACAGGAAGCAGGCCGACCAGATCGGTGCCCAACGCAAGAGGAACGTCGATACCGCGAAGCGCCGCGAAGAGGCGCAGATCGACGCGGCCGAGCGCAGCGTCGCCACGAACGCAGCCGCCAAGCTCAACGACGCTGCGGACAAGCGCGTCGACGCCGCGGTGACGCAGGCGCAGGCGGACAAAATCGAGGACCTCGCCGAGACGGAGAAGGAGACGCGGCAAGCCGACCGCTGA
- a CDS encoding prolipoprotein diacylglyceryl transferase — translation MTDHDKAGQARESLIDSVKGKAKELFGAVTGNDSLTAQGQLQQAEAEQRKEANKERAVADAEAREARADVAEASREGAEERRSLNAEADADKAAVDNQEAAQKRAAEQAAHQRLAEERNEADREAERKEREAKAEQRAEIHDADSQLADALEEHREAAAESASAHAEAARIRRQADNLNNDA, via the coding sequence ATGACGGACCATGACAAGGCCGGCCAGGCGCGCGAAAGCTTGATCGACTCGGTGAAGGGCAAGGCCAAGGAGCTGTTCGGCGCGGTCACCGGAAACGACTCGCTGACCGCGCAAGGGCAGCTTCAGCAGGCCGAGGCCGAGCAGCGCAAAGAGGCCAACAAAGAGCGGGCGGTCGCCGACGCCGAAGCCCGGGAGGCCCGGGCCGATGTGGCCGAGGCCAGCCGCGAAGGCGCCGAGGAACGCAGGTCGCTGAACGCCGAAGCGGACGCCGACAAGGCGGCGGTGGACAACCAGGAAGCCGCGCAGAAGCGCGCCGCCGAGCAGGCCGCCCATCAGCGACTCGCCGAAGAGCGCAACGAGGCCGACCGGGAGGCGGAGCGCAAGGAGCGCGAAGCGAAAGCCGAACAACGCGCCGAGATCCACGACGCCGACAGCCAACTCGCCGACGCGCTCGAAGAACATCGCGAAGCCGCCGCGGAGTCGGCCAGCGCGCACGCGGAAGCCGCCCGCATCCGGCGGCAGGCCGACAATCTCAACAACGACGCCTGA